CCAGCTTCATTTCTAACAATCAATTCATTAATCTCTTTATTCACCTTGTAAGTAATTCCTTCAATAAAAAAATCCCAAGAGTTTTTTACAGGAAAGGAACTATAATAATGGTCTAACGCTTTAATATTTATAGAGGTCAGTAGTTAATTACTTATTAATTCAGCTTGATTGATTTTATCATTATTGACCATTTTAACAATAAGATTATTGAATATTGTAGCTTTACTTTGAGATCTGTTTATTCTAAAACAAAATTCATTGAAATATCTATTTAAATTATTGTCACTAACCCAAGAATAAGTTGTTCTTATCCAAGATTTAACCTGATGTATCATTGTATGAAGCGCTTTAAAATTTAACCCTCCATTACTTTCTATTTGTGTGATGTCGTAAGCCTTTGCAATAGGACTATAGCCTCTCCATTTATCTGTAGTAATCTTTGCGTTTCGGCTGATATGGTTGACAAAAATATATTGTAAGGATTGTGCTGAAAAATCATCTATTTTCATAGCATACATTCTTTTTACCTTTCCATCTTCTGTAAGCTGAACAGCTGTAACCGCCTTCTTTTTCTTAGCATTGTAGCTTCTGCCAACTTTTGTTTCTTCTCTGCCCCCTAAAACAAATTCATCTACATGAACAACTCCGTCCATAGGATTATTCCCACTCGAAGACATAGCTTCTCTGACCTTAAGCATAAAAAGTCTAGCTGTTTTTTCTGTTACTCCGTAACGTACTCCCATATAACTTGCAGATAAGCTTTTCGTGCTTGTAGCCATCTCAAAACAAATAAAAAATGCTTTGCGAACACCAAACTTTACCTTGTGAAATAATGTATCTGCTGTTGCGGATTCTGTATGTCTACAAATATTACATTGCCTAGAGAAATCAGCACGTGTTTGACAGGCTATATGATTGCATCTAGAACATTTAAAAGGGGTTTTAGACTTAATATTTGCTAAATATTCTTTGCAATCATTGTCCGTTTTGAAGCAATCAGAGAACTCTAGAAGATTTTGACCCTTGAAAATATCCATAATTTAATATATTTACTGAGTATCAAGATACGAAGTTAGCTACTGACCTCTAAATATTTATATGTCTAGGTAAGTCTATAGCTTCTCTAGCTTTCATTGATACTTCATCTTCACTCCAATAAAAATCGCCGTCTACATATGAAATCATGTCAATAGAAGAAGAACTAACTTCGCTATTTTCTAATTCGTCATACAAATGTATTTTTCCGCCAGCATCTCCAAACCGTGTGAATGGTAAATTAAAATTAAAATATTTGTTCCTAGAGGCATAGATACTATATTGACCATCAGGACTTCGGCTTCTGTAATATTCTCCCTCTGTAATAGTACTCAACCAGTATAGTACAATCCCTAAACAGACAAGAATTCCTAATATAACTTTATACATATTTTTCATGTTGTATGGTTCTAAGCCTTTAGTATAAAAATAGTTGTATTTAAGCATCTAATTTAGTGAATACTGATCAAATAGAAAATTTGCGATAATTTATGATCATAGGAGGGAAGTACAGTTTCTTTTTTAGGCTACTATTCCATTCTTTTTTCAAGATACTTAAAGGACAAATAATGCTTACAATTTTTTAGAGCATTTAATAATTCAGGAAAATCGTTGTCAGATATTATGGATTTTTATAAAATAACTATGGGGAAATGATATTTCAATTTAAATAAATAGAATACATCTTTTCTTAGGAATACTTTAATAACTTACGATATAGTACGAACTTAAAACCATCGTTTTTTGAAAGAAGAAATTAGTATTTCGCAACTGCAAGAAAAATTTCCTAATGGAACAATTCAAACTTATGAAAAAGGGCACACCATATGTTTTATTCATAAGAAGGTAAGAACGTTTAGGTGGCTTTTAGAAGGCAGCATAGCCTACTATATTTCTATAGACAACCCTGATAAAGATATATTAGTGTGTCAAAATTCTGAGCCGTTTTCTACACTAGGACTCAATGGGTTTACGACCCCGAAAAGATATGTTTATAAGGTATTAGTAGCTTCTCAAAAAGCAATGTTCTTTGAAATTCCTTTTGCAGAAATTGAAGCGTATTTGCAAGAAGGGCATCAAAATATACTTCTTAAAAATATTGGCACAAAATTATACCACCTTTTACACAGAGCACTATTAAAGCAATCTGAATTATTAAACCCGGTGCGGTTTCAACCTTTTGTAGAAGATCGTAAATTTCATATTTCACCTGTAGCAGAAAAAGAGGAGATTATTTCTCTTATGAGACGATCTCCGTTTTTAGATTATTTTGAGGAGAAACAATTGTCTACTATGGCAACATTTGTAGAACGTAGAGAATATGAAGCAGATGAAGTTTTATATGTTCAGGATGGTTCTAGTAATGGATTATTTATTTTGATTGATGGGGAAGTTACTATAAAGCGGATAGAGAATTCGATCGAAATTAAACAACGTTCCATCAAGAATTCAGGATTTGTATTTGGATGGTCTTGCCTCTTAAAACAAAAGGATAGCTGTTCGGCAATTACACGTACCAGAACTTCTGCCTATTTTATTCATGATCATGACTTAATGGAGTTGTTTAAAAAAGACGACCTTTTTGAAGGTCAGTTTTTTCAACGGTTAATCTGGTTTATGGGCAACCAATTAAACGCTGCATTCATAAGATATGTGGGTTTATTGGGTAAACATAATCTTCAGGCGGTATTTCAGCTCATTAAAAATAATGAATCACGCTTATCAGTTTCATCACCCTTACACCAAGTCTCTCATCTTTTAAAAAGTAACAATACAAAACAATTGGCTTATGATGCATTAACATCTTTGTTAGAGGATGGTAGTGCTTTGGAAAGGCATATTGCCTCTTTGAGTTTAGAATTGCTGACAGAGGATCAGAAAGAATGCCATTTTATAAGTGGATTGCAGAAAATATATTCGGATGTAGCAGAAAGGGATGCTACAGACCTTGATCTCAACCGTAAGATTTGTGCAAAATTAACCAATCAGGTTTTTGAAAATGTACCTTATAAGATTGAAGGTTGGGAGAACTTACCCGAGACTACAGGCCATATTTTTACCTATAACCATTTGATAAATGATACGCATTACACCTTAAATAACAGCTTTCAAATTACATTAGACTCCCATTTTATAAGTGCGAAGGTCTTATTTGAAAAATATGGAGAACCAGGCATTAGAACCGTCCGCATTGGCCGTGGGCAAGAATATGGGCACCAAAATTATTATGACAATTTAGGACATATTAATGTGTATACTAAAGATAGTGATCAGACGTCATCTGAAGATGTAGAACAGGCCCGAAATATATTTTATGAAGAAGCATCTAAACATTTAAGCAATAACTATAATCTAATTATTAGCCCTGAAGGAACATCCTATCGCACCGAAGAATCACCTGGTCCTTTTAAAATGGGAGCTTTTAAATTGGCTGCTGGCCAGAAAAAAGAACCGCTTATCGTACCTATTATTCTGGTGAATTTTGATGATAGAATAGGAAGGTCTTTGTTTTATTGCAAAATAGGAGCGCCCTTTTTATTAAGTGAAAAGATAACCTCAAAAAGTAACGATGCTATTTATGCTTTCGTACAAAAGTATCAAGCACAGTATAAAGTCGAGGTTCAAAAAGCTAGAGATAGGGCAGAAGAGTTGTTTATAACTACGGGAGGAACGGTGCATAAGGAAGAACCACCTGCTATGTGGTCTAATGAAATTAAAAGACTAAAAAGAAGGGTATCAAAATTAGAGACCCAAGAAAATCTTATCGCAATTTATGGAAGTTCTTCTGTGCGTTTGTGGGTGCATATGCAGAAAGATTTGCTGCCTTTTAATACCGTTAATCTTGGTTTTGGAGGCTCTACATTTGCATGGTGTATTCATTATTTTGATGAGATATTTGTTGCTGTAAAGCCATCCAAAATAGTACTTTATGCAGGAGAGAATGATTTGAATCAAGGCAGAACTCCGCAAGAAGTATTGGCAGACTGTCACGAATTAGTAGGCATGGTTAAAGCTAAATATCCGGAGGTAGCATTAGCTTTAATAAGTTTAAAGCCAAGTGTTGAGCGAGAGCAGATGATTCCGTTGATAATAGAAACCAATTTGTTGCTTTCAAAATATATAATTTCCGATTTAAATGCGCAGTATATAAATGTATTTAGCCATATGATTAGTAGCGATAACAGACCCATTCCTGAATTATATTTATCAGATGGGTTACATCTTAATAAAGAAGGGTATACCATCTGGAGCAGTGTTATTAAAAATGCTTTGCAGTCTGTATCTTTATTAGAATTGGATAATTAAGAGGAGGCCTTTATCAGTACTGTTTTTGACCCCTATAAAACAAGAGTATTCTTTTAAATTACGATTATTAATTATGCGGTTAATCAGGTTCCGCTTATCCATTGGTGTAATGCGTCCTAAAAGGCCATGAATTCTAATATTATTATAAAACTCAAGTATCTTTTTAATACAATTCCAGTTTCTCCAAAAGTGCTATAATCCACTCTGGTAAACACTTCTTTTTTGTAGTATGCCGTGATAGGCTTCTATATGTGCATTTTCTTCACGTGTAGCTACATGTGTAAACTCTAGTTGAATGCCTATTTCACGTACACTTTTAGCAATAAACAGACTTCCGTTATCACTTCTAATGACAACACTTTCACAGTATTGATAATCTAAAAATACTTCAGAAAGAAATGTTATAAGCTTGTCTTGTTTAATTGAAAAGCAAAATACGCTTTCAATATTTTACGGGTATGAACATCGATTATATATAGTAAATAAGCGTTTTTACCAGCCTTTGGTATCCAAACCATCTTTATGTCCATTTCTAAGCATTCAAAAGGTCTAGAAGTATTTACTTTTCTAAATTTCACGAATTTTTTTTCTGAACCACTTCTATTTATTTGTTTTTCTAGCTTCAATAAACGCTCTTCTTTCATTATTCGATATAGCTTCTTGTGATTAATTAGATAGCCCTCTCATTTCAAATAAGCAGTATCCACAAGCTATACATTCATGGGATAAACTTGCTTAACAGATGCAACTACTATGCTCTGACTTACCTGTCCTTTAGTTTGATGATAGGTAAACGGACTTGGTTTATTCCTTTTCCTCCTAAGACTAAGTCTACGGTAATAACTTCTGTGAACCATGCCTACCATATTGACAATCATAGTTTTGATAATCTTATATTTTTTTAAAAAGAACGGACTAAATTTTTTTGGATCGGACGTTCCAAACTTTTTTTTAGAAGTTCTCGCCAGACTTCTAATTCAATTTCCTTGTGACTAAGAAGCTTGCGAAGTATTCTATTCTCTTCTTCTAATTGTTTTAATTCTTTGCCATAAGTATCATAGGTGGCCTTTAAACCCGTTTTTTTCTTCCAACGGTATTAGCGTTCCTGTATTAACGGCGTATTAACGACAAGCTTCAACACTGCCGATTTCTTCTGAACAAGCTAAGATTCTAATTTTTCTGCTAAACTCTTTTTCTTGTATTTCATATCTCAAAGGTATTATTTGAAATTTAAAAGATCACTCCGAACTTATTACGGGCCAAATTACTATCCTTTTGTCTTTGGTTTAAAACTTATGTTGAAATAGAGCGCGAATGGACGTTTATCTCCTCTTTTAATTTATTTTTTGAATTTTTTAGGGCTATATATTTATGACTTTAGTGTTAAGAAATAGGATATTGAGTGTTAATAGGTTCTTAAATTTTTAAACATCTTAGATTGTGTTTTATGTCGCACGCATCATAATTAATGTCGCATTACCTGCTTTTAGGGCATTGATGCAACATTAATTACACTATGTGCATCATTTTTAGCTCTTATTTGTTTAACCTTTTTTTAACATTGTCTTTCAACTTAGCAGTGCACTAAAATAAATGTTTAACAATGCGTCTTTAAGAGAGCAGTTAATTTAAAGTTATGAAGTAAAAACAATGAAATGATGTATTAGTTAGATTTAAACCATGAGAAGTAGAACATCTTGGGATGAATTTAATAGGTTAAAACAAGTATCACCAAAACTTACAAATCAAGGTGACAAAAAAGATTTAAATGTATGAAAAAACGAATCCTTTACACAAAACAGCTCATTTTCGGTTTTAATTTAGGCAAGGAAATGAGGCTCTTTGTATTACTCATTTTTTTGTCCCATTTTACCGTATGGGCCAATAATAACCCTCAGCAAACCATTGCCGTTAAGGGTTCTGTAACCGAAGCAGAAACAGGTATGCCGGTAGTCGGTGCCAATATTGTAGAACAGGGCAGTGGAAATGGTGTAATGACCGATTTTGATGGTAATTTTACCATAAATGTTCCCGCAAACGCGACTTTAATCGTTAGCTATTTGGGATTAACCACCCAAAAAATTGAAGTTAATAGTAAAACGGAAATTAATGTCGTTATGGATGGCGATGTTCTAGGCTTGGATGAAGTGGTCATAGTCGGCTACGGTAAACAAAAGAAAGAGAGTGTGGTAGGCTCCATTGTACAGGTTTCAGGAGACAAGCTGTTGCAATCTGGTGGAGTAGCCACGGTAGGACAGGCGCTTACAGGACGTTTGCCTGGCGTTACTACTATTTCTTCTACGGGACGTCCTGGAGAAGAGGCTCCTGACATATTTATTCGTGGAAGGAGTAGCTGGAACGGTAGTGGGCAGCCACTTATTTTGGTAGATGGTATTGAGCGGAGTATGAACGATGTCAATTCCAATGATGTGGAGAGTATTTCTGTATTAAAAGATGCCTCAGCTACCGCTGTATTTGGTGTAAAAGGAGCCAATGGGGTTATCCTTATTACTACAAAACGAGGAAAACTTGGTAAGGCACAACTTTCTTTAACGGCTAGTTCAACTTTCAAAACGCCATCGAAATTACCTGAAAAATACGATTCGTATAATGGTATAACGGTTGCTAATGAGTCCATTGAGCGTTCTGTCCCGGCTAATGAGGGAGCCTGGAGCTATTATGTTCCCGAGTCAATTGCAGATAGGTATAGAAATCCTATCAATGATACTGATAAATATGTGTATCCTAATGTAGATTGGATAGACGTTACACAAAAGGATTTTGCCATGGATTACAAGGTGGATCTTTCTGTTAGTGGGGGTACCGAGTATGTAAAATACTTTGGAGCTATTAACTATAACCATGTAGGTGATATCTATGACGGAGAGGCCTTTGATAGTGGCAGAGGGTATACTACCAATTTTGATTATAACCGTTTTAACTTTAGGAGCAATATAGATTTTGACGTAACCAAATCTACCCGTCTTTCTGTAAACCTTTCTGGGTATTACGGAGTTCAAGGTGGTACTACTGTTGATAGATCTTTACTTAATAACAGTATTTATGAATTGGCACCAGATTTATTTTATCCCTTGTATCCTGATGGTTCTTATGGGCGCGCAGTAGTTAATAGATACGATATTCTTAACCCTGCGGTTTCATTAACAGCAAGAAGCGATATCAATGAACATAGAGTACAGGTGAATACCGATTTTGTCTTACAACAAAAATTAGATTTCGTTACAGAAGGTTTAAGTTTTAGAGGTTCATTTTC
This genomic stretch from Cellulophaga algicola DSM 14237 harbors:
- a CDS encoding IS1595-like element ISCal1 family transposase; the encoded protein is MDIFKGQNLLEFSDCFKTDNDCKEYLANIKSKTPFKCSRCNHIACQTRADFSRQCNICRHTESATADTLFHKVKFGVRKAFFICFEMATSTKSLSASYMGVRYGVTEKTARLFMLKVREAMSSSGNNPMDGVVHVDEFVLGGREETKVGRSYNAKKKKAVTAVQLTEDGKVKRMYAMKIDDFSAQSLQYIFVNHISRNAKITTDKWRGYSPIAKAYDITQIESNGGLNFKALHTMIHQVKSWIRTTYSWVSDNNLNRYFNEFCFRINRSQSKATIFNNLIVKMVNNDKINQAELISN
- a CDS encoding cyclic nucleotide-binding domain-containing protein, translated to MKEEISISQLQEKFPNGTIQTYEKGHTICFIHKKVRTFRWLLEGSIAYYISIDNPDKDILVCQNSEPFSTLGLNGFTTPKRYVYKVLVASQKAMFFEIPFAEIEAYLQEGHQNILLKNIGTKLYHLLHRALLKQSELLNPVRFQPFVEDRKFHISPVAEKEEIISLMRRSPFLDYFEEKQLSTMATFVERREYEADEVLYVQDGSSNGLFILIDGEVTIKRIENSIEIKQRSIKNSGFVFGWSCLLKQKDSCSAITRTRTSAYFIHDHDLMELFKKDDLFEGQFFQRLIWFMGNQLNAAFIRYVGLLGKHNLQAVFQLIKNNESRLSVSSPLHQVSHLLKSNNTKQLAYDALTSLLEDGSALERHIASLSLELLTEDQKECHFISGLQKIYSDVAERDATDLDLNRKICAKLTNQVFENVPYKIEGWENLPETTGHIFTYNHLINDTHYTLNNSFQITLDSHFISAKVLFEKYGEPGIRTVRIGRGQEYGHQNYYDNLGHINVYTKDSDQTSSEDVEQARNIFYEEASKHLSNNYNLIISPEGTSYRTEESPGPFKMGAFKLAAGQKKEPLIVPIILVNFDDRIGRSLFYCKIGAPFLLSEKITSKSNDAIYAFVQKYQAQYKVEVQKARDRAEELFITTGGTVHKEEPPAMWSNEIKRLKRRVSKLETQENLIAIYGSSSVRLWVHMQKDLLPFNTVNLGFGGSTFAWCIHYFDEIFVAVKPSKIVLYAGENDLNQGRTPQEVLADCHELVGMVKAKYPEVALALISLKPSVEREQMIPLIIETNLLLSKYIISDLNAQYINVFSHMISSDNRPIPELYLSDGLHLNKEGYTIWSSVIKNALQSVSLLELDN